One Beggiatoa leptomitoformis DNA segment encodes these proteins:
- a CDS encoding class I SAM-dependent methyltransferase, whose translation MSSELLEYPHCPLCEANQALPNSPYQFLPYQVVQCGACGLWYLSPRLQESEILKIYANPDYFMGGGEHGYAHTQGSYLEQAEGLRLTFRHLLKKIAAQGLLGADLLEIGCGYGFLLEEARQYCHTLSATDFEAAAVQQVRQIGAKVYLGGVDAIPQAARFDTIISTGVIEHIYAPHQFLQQLTQHINPTGWIILAAPPMNSFWLKLQGKNWASFKIPEHVVYYDSQTLRQLFERNGALETRLITYSQAYPLGMIAKKLHIPLPHKISRFNVWLPATMFAMAGRF comes from the coding sequence ATGTCATCAGAATTACTCGAGTATCCACATTGTCCTTTATGTGAAGCGAATCAAGCCTTACCAAATAGTCCGTATCAATTTCTGCCCTATCAGGTTGTACAATGTGGTGCGTGTGGTTTATGGTATTTATCGCCACGATTACAAGAATCTGAAATACTAAAGATTTATGCTAATCCTGACTATTTTATGGGTGGCGGAGAACATGGCTATGCACACACACAAGGCTCTTATTTAGAACAAGCCGAAGGCTTGCGTTTAACCTTTCGTCACCTATTAAAAAAAATTGCGGCACAAGGGCTACTTGGCGCGGATTTATTAGAAATTGGATGCGGTTATGGTTTTTTATTAGAAGAAGCACGGCAATATTGCCACACTTTAAGCGCGACTGATTTTGAGGCGGCAGCCGTTCAACAAGTGCGCCAAATAGGGGCAAAAGTCTATTTGGGCGGGGTGGATGCCATACCGCAGGCGGCACGATTTGACACGATTATTTCTACAGGGGTTATCGAACATATTTACGCACCCCATCAATTTTTACAGCAACTGACGCAACATATAAATCCCACTGGCTGGATTATTCTCGCCGCGCCACCGATGAATAGTTTCTGGTTAAAATTACAAGGCAAAAACTGGGCATCGTTTAAAATTCCTGAACACGTTGTTTATTATGACTCACAAACGTTACGACAATTATTTGAGCGCAATGGTGCATTAGAAACGCGTCTAATCACTTACTCACAAGCCTACCCGCTGGGAATGATTGCGAAAAAATTACATATCCCCCTTCCACACAAGATAAGTCGTTTTAATGTATGGCTGCCTGCAACGATGTTTGCAATGGCAGGGCGTTTCTAA
- a CDS encoding Rieske (2Fe-2S) protein produces MKTQEEWVKVCTSDKLKEGRHVIREAHYEGVLESIIICRFKGHCYAYINRCVHMPKRLNCEHDLIFDITGQFLRCSMHGIIYTPETGTSQSTMCHGEQLKAVKVTEIENMIYLSDKRVSA; encoded by the coding sequence ATGAAAACACAAGAAGAATGGGTTAAGGTCTGTACAAGTGACAAATTAAAAGAAGGTCGGCATGTTATTCGAGAAGCACATTATGAAGGCGTGCTTGAATCTATCATCATTTGCCGCTTTAAAGGACATTGTTACGCTTATATTAATCGTTGTGTACACATGCCTAAACGACTCAATTGTGAACACGATTTGATTTTTGATATCACAGGGCAATTTTTACGTTGCTCTATGCACGGGATTATTTATACCCCTGAAACAGGCACATCACAAAGTACCATGTGTCATGGCGAACAACTAAAAGCGGTTAAAGTAACGGAAATAGAAAATATGATTTACCTTAGTGACAAGCGCGTATCAGCATGA
- a CDS encoding tetratricopeptide repeat protein produces the protein MKLPRFLCRFLTTQPNQQSYQQVLQEQRQAEKYCKQGFSYLEGEETGYIATKEAIDCFKQASRYNNVEALLALGRLYTQGVAGNGETAFYWYGRAYQLGSAEASYHIGLCYLGGEGVDVNYKKAATYFREAAEQGYADAQYQLGMMCNRPYGLSHDNYTYAIGVLHDKDSAYYWLERAAQQAHKQAQLALGMWHEREAKHGEHYFNYTKASYWYTQAISNGCHTAELQLKYLQQQLAKQKGNSVNITKPVVINEEFINC, from the coding sequence ATGAAACTACCTCGCTTCCTTTGTCGCTTTTTAACGACACAGCCAAACCAACAATCCTATCAACAGGTATTACAAGAGCAACGACAAGCTGAAAAATATTGTAAACAAGGTTTTAGCTACTTAGAAGGTGAAGAAACAGGGTATATTGCTACAAAAGAAGCCATTGATTGTTTTAAACAAGCTTCCAGATACAACAATGTAGAGGCATTACTCGCACTGGGTAGATTGTACACGCAAGGTGTTGCTGGTAATGGAGAAACTGCCTTTTATTGGTATGGACGTGCTTATCAGTTGGGTAGTGCAGAAGCGAGTTATCATATCGGTTTATGCTATTTGGGCGGTGAGGGGGTTGATGTTAATTATAAAAAGGCAGCGACCTATTTTCGCGAAGCCGCAGAACAGGGATATGCAGACGCTCAATATCAACTGGGAATGATGTGCAATCGCCCGTATGGTTTATCTCATGACAATTACACCTATGCGATTGGTGTGTTACATGATAAAGACAGCGCGTATTATTGGTTAGAACGAGCGGCTCAACAAGCGCATAAACAAGCGCAACTTGCGCTCGGAATGTGGCATGAAAGAGAAGCAAAACACGGAGAACACTATTTTAACTATACCAAAGCGTCGTATTGGTACACACAAGCAATCAGTAATGGTTGTCACACTGCAGAATTGCAATTGAAATATTTACAGCAACAATTAGCCAAACAGAAAGGTAATAGTGTTAATATCACTAAACCAGTTGTTATTAATGAGGAATTTATTAATTGTTAG
- a CDS encoding radical SAM/SPASM domain-containing protein yields the protein MSQTAKNDADIVLSPAILKEIYIIPLEKEHYLIYAPLHRFAFITNTQIAHYLTALQAGIHPVVAEDISSLLPYLSTLKTNFNGKAQLQQGNPFPTALTLFLTTACNLRCSYCYANAGDTAIEKMSIATATRGIDYILSNIAKKNFIADNCQQPRLEYLQLSYHGGGEPTANWQVLHDSFHYAQQQAHHQGVMVNASLATNGVLKDAQIDWIAQHIGRVGVSFGGLPELHDKHRFMANGAGSSQRVMHTLQRFDELGVIYTLRLTLTTDQLNQLPDAVRFICAHYRPHKIHIEPAHSVGRGATQSPLDVEHFLAAYRQAQHIAQATGHTLYYATADIKKLTTHYCGISQDTFALSPQGNVSACYASFSEAETLADVFFYGKPEEKGKGYSFDLNKLNVLRQQTVTHKPACQSCYAKWHCAGDCHHEARIAQTDVASLDRCQITRALVKDQLVEKINENNEKDWMA from the coding sequence ATGAGTCAAACTGCAAAAAACGATGCTGATATCGTACTTTCTCCCGCAATTCTCAAAGAAATTTATATTATTCCATTAGAAAAAGAACACTATCTTATTTATGCACCATTACATCGTTTTGCTTTTATTACCAATACGCAAATTGCGCATTATTTAACGGCCTTACAAGCGGGCATACACCCTGTTGTTGCAGAGGATATTAGTTCTTTACTGCCTTATTTATCTACTTTAAAAACAAATTTTAATGGTAAAGCGCAGCTCCAACAAGGCAATCCTTTTCCAACGGCTTTAACCCTTTTTCTGACGACTGCTTGTAATTTACGTTGTAGCTATTGTTATGCCAACGCAGGCGATACGGCAATAGAAAAGATGTCAATTGCCACAGCAACACGCGGAATTGATTATATCCTCAGTAATATTGCTAAGAAAAATTTTATTGCTGATAACTGTCAACAACCGCGTCTTGAATATTTACAACTATCTTATCATGGTGGTGGTGAACCAACGGCTAATTGGCAGGTTTTACACGATTCTTTTCACTACGCGCAACAACAAGCACATCATCAAGGTGTTATGGTCAATGCCTCGCTTGCAACCAATGGGGTTTTAAAAGATGCTCAGATTGATTGGATTGCGCAACATATTGGTCGTGTAGGCGTTTCTTTTGGTGGTTTACCTGAGTTGCATGATAAGCACCGTTTTATGGCAAACGGTGCAGGGTCTAGTCAACGTGTAATGCACACTTTGCAACGCTTTGATGAATTGGGTGTTATTTATACATTGCGTCTCACCCTTACCACAGACCAATTAAATCAACTACCTGATGCTGTTCGTTTTATTTGTGCGCATTATCGCCCGCATAAAATTCATATTGAGCCTGCGCATAGTGTCGGACGGGGTGCAACACAATCGCCTTTAGATGTTGAACATTTTCTAGCCGCTTATCGTCAAGCACAACATATTGCTCAAGCGACTGGACATACACTTTATTATGCAACGGCAGATATTAAAAAATTAACTACGCATTATTGTGGAATTAGCCAAGATACTTTTGCACTGTCACCACAAGGTAACGTTTCTGCGTGTTATGCCAGTTTTTCTGAAGCAGAAACCTTAGCCGATGTGTTTTTTTATGGCAAACCTGAAGAGAAAGGAAAAGGGTATAGTTTTGATTTAAATAAATTAAATGTATTACGGCAACAAACGGTTACGCATAAACCTGCGTGTCAATCTTGTTATGCTAAATGGCATTGTGCGGGTGATTGTCATCATGAAGCCCGTATTGCGCAAACTGACGTGGCAAGTCTTGATCGTTGTCAAATTACCCGTGCGTTAGTAAAAGACCAACTGGTTGAAAAAATTAATGAAAACAATGAAAAAGATTGGATGGCATAA
- a CDS encoding DUF1538 domain-containing protein, which translates to MYKKFRYGDVVSAAATQQKLISYNRITHKPEQDTTGHHVHYTPPKIRLRWLDVYRLLQPYIQVRLFDQLKAILPIALYLYLFQEYILLANISELQTILLGLFAVVIGLMLFMEGLKYGLMPFGENIGDVLPRKLGLKSVLFIVFLLGIGVTLAEPAIGALKAAGSIVDPQKAPYLYFILNHRSNALVLVVGIGVGLAAIVATLRLIKLWSLKPLIYLTLAPTLLLSFYMQNDNDLKNIIGLAWDCGAVTTGPVTVPLVLSLGIGIAAATGRSDNALAGFGIVTLASIFPALGVLLLGVYIKATIPHETIIALTQQVLIVSNKPWYGITPFTEIIGGLQAIVPLVIFLFFVMVFILKEKIPKQKFVIYGIILATIGMIIFNLGLTHGLTKLGTQTGELVPSVFDRFSIYFMGVMVIFSFAWFLGFGATLAEPALHAVGLTVETLTQGAYKKNLLIYAVSFGVAFGIGGGVLMFIYKIPLAYLLIPGYIIAMILTIICKEEYVNIAWDSAGVTTGPVTVPLVLALGLGLGKTLNAVEGFGILALASIGPVLTVLITGIWIEWQVHASHKTKQYHLLLEETKKNKPTKPLTTQSLILATKN; encoded by the coding sequence ATGTACAAAAAATTTCGTTATGGTGATGTCGTCAGTGCGGCGGCTACTCAGCAAAAACTTATTAGTTATAATCGGATTACACATAAACCTGAACAAGACACAACGGGACATCATGTACATTACACCCCGCCAAAAATTCGGTTACGTTGGTTAGATGTTTATCGCTTATTACAACCCTATATTCAAGTTCGCTTATTTGACCAATTAAAGGCAATTCTGCCAATTGCACTCTATTTATACCTTTTTCAAGAATACATACTGCTTGCCAACATTAGTGAATTACAAACTATTCTTCTTGGTTTATTCGCGGTTGTCATTGGTTTAATGCTGTTTATGGAAGGCTTAAAATATGGGCTAATGCCGTTTGGAGAAAATATTGGCGATGTTCTCCCGCGCAAATTGGGTCTAAAAAGTGTGCTATTTATCGTGTTCTTATTAGGGATTGGCGTTACGCTTGCCGAACCCGCAATTGGTGCATTAAAAGCCGCAGGGTCTATTGTTGACCCACAGAAAGCACCATACTTATATTTTATTTTAAATCATCGGAGTAACGCATTAGTCCTAGTGGTTGGCATAGGCGTTGGGTTAGCTGCCATTGTTGCAACCCTGCGTTTGATTAAATTATGGAGCTTAAAACCACTGATTTACCTAACGCTAGCCCCGACTCTCCTACTCAGTTTTTACATGCAAAACGATAATGATTTAAAAAATATTATCGGATTAGCATGGGACTGTGGGGCAGTTACAACAGGGCCTGTCACTGTTCCCTTGGTTTTATCATTAGGAATAGGCATTGCCGCCGCGACAGGACGCAGTGACAATGCACTGGCGGGATTTGGTATCGTAACACTGGCTTCCATTTTCCCTGCATTGGGCGTGTTACTACTGGGTGTTTATATTAAAGCGACTATTCCACACGAAACTATCATAGCACTTACCCAGCAAGTACTTATTGTCAGTAATAAACCTTGGTATGGGATAACCCCCTTTACGGAAATTATTGGCGGACTGCAAGCCATCGTCCCTTTAGTAATATTTCTTTTTTTCGTGATGGTTTTTATTTTAAAAGAAAAAATACCCAAACAAAAATTTGTTATTTACGGCATTATCTTGGCAACAATTGGCATGATAATCTTTAACTTAGGATTAACTCACGGGTTGACAAAATTAGGCACACAAACAGGTGAACTAGTTCCTAGTGTTTTCGACCGATTCAGCATTTATTTTATGGGTGTAATGGTTATTTTTAGCTTTGCATGGTTTCTCGGTTTTGGCGCGACACTCGCAGAACCCGCTTTACACGCCGTCGGTTTAACCGTTGAAACCTTAACACAGGGCGCGTATAAGAAAAATCTACTGATATACGCCGTGTCTTTTGGCGTTGCTTTTGGAATTGGTGGCGGCGTTCTCATGTTTATTTATAAAATACCGCTCGCCTATTTACTCATCCCCGGCTACATCATCGCCATGATACTAACTATTATTTGCAAAGAAGAATACGTGAATATTGCATGGGATAGCGCAGGTGTCACAACGGGGCCTGTGACAGTGCCATTAGTCTTAGCACTGGGGTTAGGATTGGGTAAAACCCTAAATGCAGTAGAAGGATTTGGTATTCTCGCGCTCGCCTCCATAGGCCCTGTTTTAACGGTGTTAATTACAGGGATATGGATAGAATGGCAAGTTCATGCCAGCCATAAAACCAAGCAATATCACCTTCTGCTTGAAGAAACTAAAAAAAATAAACCCACAAAACCGCTTACTACGCAAAGCCTTATTTTAGCGACTAAAAATTAA
- a CDS encoding P-II family nitrogen regulator — protein sequence MSKEIVVLTDVVLITCIVQRGVADAVVHAAREAGAQGATIFFARGVGLAERLGLLSITIDSEKEIIKMVVSSDLADHIFERIFVTAKLDTPGMGFMYMTPLEKAATYVPPEVIGRLHKGEQRYDDVDTQDEL from the coding sequence ATGAGTAAAGAAATCGTTGTATTAACCGATGTTGTACTAATTACCTGTATTGTTCAAAGAGGCGTTGCTGATGCGGTTGTCCATGCCGCTCGTGAAGCGGGTGCGCAGGGCGCAACTATCTTTTTTGCGCGGGGCGTAGGGCTTGCGGAACGATTGGGTTTGTTAAGTATTACCATTGATTCAGAAAAAGAAATCATCAAAATGGTCGTTTCTAGCGATTTAGCGGATCATATCTTTGAAAGAATTTTTGTAACCGCTAAGTTAGACACGCCGGGAATGGGGTTTATGTATATGACACCCCTAGAAAAAGCAGCAACTTATGTTCCGCCAGAAGTCATTGGACGTTTGCATAAAGGCGAACAACGCTACGATGACGTTGATACACAAGATGAACTCTAA
- the trmL gene encoding tRNA (uridine(34)/cytosine(34)/5-carboxymethylaminomethyluridine(34)-2'-O)-methyltransferase TrmL, with product MFHCVLHQPEIPPNTGNVIRLCANTQVQLHLIHPLGFSLDDKRMRRAGLDYHEWVNVKEYQSLDEFLAQVKPNRLFVCETCGEQYYTDCQYQAGDAFLFGSETKGLPDAVLAQFSVAQMIRIPMRTGNRSLNLSNSVAVVIYEAWRQLGFV from the coding sequence ATGTTTCATTGTGTGCTTCATCAGCCTGAAATTCCGCCCAATACGGGAAATGTCATTCGTCTATGTGCCAATACGCAGGTACAACTGCATTTAATTCATCCTTTGGGGTTTAGTTTAGATGATAAACGTATGCGTCGTGCGGGCTTGGATTATCACGAGTGGGTTAACGTTAAAGAATATCAGTCGTTAGATGAATTTCTGGCACAAGTAAAACCCAATCGTTTATTTGTTTGCGAAACTTGTGGCGAACAGTATTACACTGATTGCCAATATCAAGCGGGGGATGCGTTTTTATTTGGTTCTGAAACCAAAGGTTTACCAGACGCTGTGCTGGCACAGTTTTCTGTCGCACAGATGATTAGAATCCCTATGCGGACAGGAAATCGTAGTTTAAATTTATCTAATTCTGTCGCAGTGGTGATTTATGAAGCATGGCGACAATTAGGCTTTGTTTAA
- a CDS encoding ADP-ribosylglycohydrolase family protein, protein MKHTTHNQRQAIVGCLLGTAVGDALGLSCEGLSRRRIAKLYPDLNRYHFFFTKGMMSDDTEHSSLVAQALIIAQGDEQQFIHALAWKLRIWLLGMPAGIGFATLRAIIKLWLGVSPQYSGVFSAGNGAAMRIALIGVCFGNEPEKLQTFVRITTRITHTDPKAEWGAFAIALAAYLASLQEDISPQVYLNILANYLPHAEPAFLYRIQRAVDSVNTQQTTLDFAAQLGLTKGISGYVYDTVPLVIHAWLSHQQDYAGAVQNLIRCGGDTDTTAAIVGAIVGARVGKTGIPNLWLENLWDYPRSVQWLEGLSERLADSLQGATRPYRLFFLPLIIRNILFTIIVLGHGLRRLFPPY, encoded by the coding sequence ATGAAACATACGACTCACAATCAACGACAAGCAATAGTGGGCTGTTTATTAGGAACAGCAGTGGGGGACGCGCTAGGCTTAAGTTGTGAAGGCTTGAGCAGGCGACGCATTGCGAAATTATACCCCGATTTGAATCGCTATCATTTCTTTTTTACTAAAGGCATGATGTCTGACGATACCGAACACAGCAGTTTAGTGGCTCAAGCCTTGATTATTGCCCAAGGAGATGAACAACAATTTATTCATGCACTTGCTTGGAAATTGCGTATTTGGTTATTGGGAATGCCTGCAGGCATTGGCTTTGCGACTTTGCGCGCGATTATAAAATTATGGTTGGGCGTGTCCCCGCAATACAGTGGCGTTTTCTCTGCGGGTAATGGTGCAGCAATGCGTATCGCATTAATTGGCGTTTGCTTTGGAAATGAACCTGAGAAATTACAAACATTTGTAAGAATAACCACACGCATCACTCACACAGACCCCAAAGCCGAATGGGGTGCATTCGCAATAGCACTGGCGGCTTATCTTGCTAGTTTGCAAGAAGATATATCTCCTCAAGTTTATTTAAATATCCTTGCAAATTACCTACCTCACGCAGAACCTGCTTTTTTGTATCGCATACAACGCGCCGTTGACAGCGTCAACACGCAACAAACAACGCTCGATTTCGCAGCGCAATTAGGCTTGACTAAAGGCATTAGCGGTTATGTATATGATACCGTCCCACTGGTCATTCACGCATGGCTAAGTCATCAGCAAGATTATGCGGGTGCGGTACAAAACTTAATTCGTTGCGGTGGTGATACAGATACAACTGCCGCTATTGTTGGCGCAATTGTGGGTGCAAGGGTTGGTAAAACAGGGATTCCAAATTTATGGCTAGAAAATTTATGGGATTACCCGCGCTCAGTTCAGTGGTTAGAAGGACTGAGCGAACGATTAGCGGATAGTTTACAAGGCGCAACACGCCCTTATCGCCTTTTTTTCCTTCCGTTAATCATACGCAATATATTATTTACTATTATTGTGTTAGGTCATGGTTTAAGGCGTTTATTCCCACCTTATTAA
- a CDS encoding quinone-dependent dihydroorotate dehydrogenase, producing MHFYPLYRPVLFSLPPETAHHFTLSVLQRLSTLKLSSLLFPTLPAKPCQVMGLNFPNPVGLAAGLDKNGEYIDGLASLGFGFVEIGTITPRPQAGNPQPRLFRLPQARALINRLGFNNAGVDALIANVEKAKFTGILGINIGKNATTPLENAVDDYLFCLRKVYAYADYVTVNISSPNTANLRQLQHGDELDRLLSTLKQAQRELADSQQKYVPLVVKIAPDLTREELQTIAEKLLYHQIDGVIATNTTLARQTVEDLPYASEAGGLSGQPLTQRATAVVADLYPILQDKIPIIAVGGIMSAEDAQAKFQAGAKLVQLYTGLIYEGAGLVQAVVCHSTASSTLKNR from the coding sequence ATGCACTTTTATCCTTTATATCGTCCTGTATTATTTAGCCTTCCGCCTGAAACCGCGCATCATTTCACCTTATCCGTCTTGCAACGCTTATCTACTTTAAAACTCAGTTCCCTACTGTTTCCCACGCTACCTGCTAAACCCTGTCAAGTGATGGGCTTAAATTTTCCTAATCCTGTCGGTTTAGCAGCGGGATTAGATAAAAATGGCGAGTATATCGATGGTTTAGCCAGTTTAGGCTTTGGTTTTGTTGAAATTGGGACGATAACCCCTCGCCCACAAGCAGGTAATCCACAACCGCGTTTATTTCGTTTACCGCAAGCCCGAGCGTTGATTAATCGTTTAGGATTTAATAATGCGGGCGTTGATGCCTTAATTGCCAACGTGGAAAAGGCCAAATTTACGGGCATTTTAGGCATTAACATTGGGAAAAATGCCACGACACCGCTAGAAAATGCTGTGGATGACTATTTATTCTGTTTGCGTAAAGTGTATGCGTATGCGGATTATGTCACGGTAAATATTTCCTCTCCAAATACAGCCAATTTGCGCCAGTTACAACATGGTGATGAATTAGACCGTTTATTAAGCACTTTAAAACAAGCGCAGCGTGAATTAGCCGATAGTCAGCAAAAATATGTCCCGTTGGTCGTTAAAATTGCCCCTGATTTAACCCGCGAAGAATTGCAAACGATTGCAGAAAAATTGCTTTATCATCAAATTGATGGTGTGATTGCGACTAACACAACGTTAGCCCGTCAAACGGTAGAAGATTTACCTTATGCAAGCGAAGCAGGTGGATTAAGTGGACAACCCCTAACCCAGCGCGCGACTGCAGTTGTCGCGGATTTATACCCGATTTTACAGGATAAAATTCCCATTATTGCAGTGGGTGGCATTATGTCAGCAGAGGATGCACAAGCGAAATTCCAAGCAGGTGCAAAGTTAGTCCAACTTTACACGGGCTTAATTTATGAGGGAGCAGGATTAGTGCAAGCCGTGGTTTGTCATTCAACCGCATCATCAACACTGAAAAACCGTTAA
- a CDS encoding hybrid sensor histidine kinase/response regulator translates to MQALFCNFIDTTMNAHIKIHKGSLLIVDDLMDNIKLLMHFLAEEGFKVLIARDGEQGIRTAQYAKPDLILLDVMMPGMDGFEACRHLKNEEETKDIPIIFMSALTDTIDKVKGFQSGAADYITKPFQHDEVLARVNTHLNIVRLQQQLQKRNMELQAFATTVAHDLKNPLSGIIGLIDILDDKFTEDCLIDADSVENLQMVSQSARQMLDLISALLLLAGVSSASEVILLPLDMPEIIKTVVHRIEHTRKEFQGVIEYPADLPLAVGYAPWVEEIWINYLINGLKYGGCPPHLKISACVQSDNYIKFSVKDNGDGLSPEDQKKLFIPFARLNKDTTGHGLGLSIVQQIVEKLNGKAGVESQLGDGCLFYFTLPIFHETDFL, encoded by the coding sequence ATGCAGGCGTTATTTTGTAACTTTATTGACACCACCATGAATGCGCATATCAAGATACATAAAGGTTCTTTGTTAATTGTGGATGATTTAATGGATAACATTAAATTATTAATGCACTTTTTAGCAGAGGAAGGATTTAAGGTTTTAATCGCCCGCGATGGAGAACAGGGCATTAGAACCGCACAATATGCTAAACCCGACTTGATTTTATTAGATGTCATGATGCCCGGTATGGATGGCTTTGAAGCCTGTCGTCACTTAAAAAATGAGGAGGAAACAAAAGATATTCCCATTATTTTTATGAGTGCATTAACCGATACGATAGATAAAGTAAAAGGATTTCAATCAGGTGCGGCGGATTATATTACTAAACCATTTCAACATGATGAGGTTTTAGCGCGGGTTAATACGCATTTAAATATTGTGCGCTTGCAACAGCAGTTGCAAAAACGAAATATGGAGTTACAAGCCTTTGCAACAACAGTTGCACACGATTTAAAAAATCCACTGAGCGGCATTATTGGTTTAATTGACATTTTAGATGATAAATTTACTGAAGATTGTCTTATTGATGCAGATTCTGTAGAAAATTTGCAAATGGTTAGTCAATCAGCAAGACAAATGTTGGATTTAATTTCTGCTTTATTATTGTTGGCAGGCGTGTCTAGTGCCTCAGAAGTAATTCTACTTCCCTTAGATATGCCCGAAATTATTAAAACCGTCGTGCATCGCATAGAGCATACACGCAAAGAATTTCAGGGGGTTATTGAATATCCCGCAGATTTACCGTTAGCAGTTGGCTACGCGCCGTGGGTAGAAGAGATTTGGATAAATTATTTAATCAACGGGTTAAAATATGGGGGTTGTCCACCGCATTTAAAAATTTCTGCTTGCGTACAATCTGATAATTATATTAAATTTTCTGTAAAAGATAATGGCGATGGTTTAAGTCCTGAAGACCAGAAAAAGCTCTTTATCCCTTTTGCCCGATTAAATAAGGACACAACAGGACATGGATTGGGTTTATCCATCGTGCAACAAATTGTTGAAAAATTAAACGGTAAGGCAGGGGTTGAAAGTCAATTGGGCGATGGTTGCCTATTTTATTTTACCTTGCCTATTTTTCATGAAACGGATTTTTTATAA